A window of the Lolium perenne isolate Kyuss_39 chromosome 7, Kyuss_2.0, whole genome shotgun sequence genome harbors these coding sequences:
- the LOC127313721 gene encoding uncharacterized protein: MDSKRKEYAEWADMAAILQRAWKRFINTVPGEWKPELTFRDYPCMRQEKGNNLCGYYVCTFMRDMSCPKGGDPQIHHTRMTRLRDTLITADQIKAIQEEIAGFFITEVLTPGGEHYRKIVTAEDIRSGKVVL; this comes from the exons atggactcgaaacgtaaagaatatgcggaatgggcggacatggctgccatcctccagag ggcttggaaacggttcatcaatactgttccgggtgaatggaaaccggagcttacatttagagattaccct tgtatgaggcaggaaaaagggaataacttatgtggatactacgtctgcaccttcatgcgtgacatgtcctgtcccaagggtggggatccccaaatacaccacactcgt atgacacgcctgcgggacactctcataacagcggatcaaataaaagcaattcaagaggaaatcgcgggattctttattaccgaggtccttaccccaggtggagagcactatcggaagatcgtgacggcggaggatattcgttcaggaaaagttgtattgtaa
- the LOC139833514 gene encoding uncharacterized protein, with the protein MVDEVLREYEGLVLEHPAGEDGEIKELGEARRTTVQWRKENIVFPGEKPTSRPPPPPPPPVQSPPRDDSPLRDDDSPIHDQSPPRENTPPPPPPRQETPPLPPKQKRKRSAAPPTAPKRSSTPMREQTPELLPHEQTEEQKAFLATAPKKMFIPPQTVKHFAETRMKRPELRADYDRSLGQSSKAMKEAKKVAQLGQQDIQAAPHFIVEPYHDPETASMIERAARAQGASVEYEDYYPTAQVVNKYRYGSDLVKPGELARLGTQMRRLHEWYLKACRIGDRYLTVYLRDEHYFRGEDEINIDVEELFQLFNQDALDKAVISCYCLMKKLEYKRGKLLPLGFIDPNTVHEVTVRDFAKDTEDNIVMFLEKQADKEDIFFPYNFK; encoded by the exons atggtggatgaagtgttgagagagtatgaggggttggtgcttgagcaccctgcaggtgaagatggggaaatcaaagaactgggagaagcccgtagaaccaccgtgcaatggcggaaggagaacattgtgtttccaggtgagaagccaacaagcaggccacctccgcctcctccgccacctgtgcagtctcctccgcgtgatgattctcctctgcgcgatgatgattcccctatccatgaccagtctcctccgcgtgaaaatactccgccgcctcctcctcctcgtcaggagactccgccgcttccacctaagcaaaagaggaagcggtccgcggcacctcctacagctccgaagagatcatcaactccaatgagggaacagactccagagttgttgccacatgagcagactgaagagcaaaaggcgtttcttgcaactgcgccgaagaagatgtttattccaccgcagacagtgaagcactttgccgagacgagaatgaagagacctgagctgagagctgattatgaccgctctcttggacagtcctctaaagcgatgaaagaagcaaaaaaagtcgcccagcttggacagcaggacattcaggccgcaccccacttcatcgtggagccatatcatgatccagagacggcatcgatgatcgaacgggcggctagagctcagggagcatcagttgagtacgaagattactatccaacggctcaagtggtaaacaagtatagatacggatctgatctcgtcaaacctggcgagctcgcgcgtctagggactcagatgcgaaggttgcatgaatggtacctgaaagcctgtcgaataggtgatcgctacctcacggtgtatcttagagatgagcattacttccggggggaagacgagataaacattgacgtagaagaactgtttcagttattcaatcaagacgccctcgacaaagctgtcatcagttgctactgcct aatgaagaagctggaatacaaaagaggcaagctcctaccgctggggttcatagacccaaacacagttcatgaagttacggttcgagacttcgccaaggacacagaggacaacatcgtaatgtttttagagaagcaagcagacaaagaggatatattctttccctacaacttcaagtga